The region CAAACGCCCGCCTTCCTGACCGGCCGCAATCTGGGCCCGCAAGTCGGCGATGTTTTCTGCGACGTTGCGTGATGGATAGTCACCGGAAGACAACAATTCGGCTAACTCGGTTTCATAGCTAACGCCATCGCGAACGAGGGCGAAGGCGTGGATCAACACGCCTTCCTGGGCCAACGTCGTTGCCCCCGGCGGCATCGATCCAGGTGTCATCCCGCCGATTTCGGCATGGTGGGCACGACTTGCGACAAAAAAATCTGGCCGAGCACCATTCGAACTCGGCCCGCAGAACACCGGTGAAACCAACGTCACGTCGGGCAGGTGTGACCCGCCGGCATACGGATCGTTGGAAACATAACAGTCGCCCTCGGCCATCTCGGGAAACGTTTCGGCAAGGTGTTTGACCGTGTGCCCCATCGCCCCAAGGTGAACCGGCACGTGTGGCGCATTGGCGATCAGTGTCCCGTCGCCGCGAAAGATCGCACAACTGAAATCCAATCGCTCTTTGACGTTTACACTGATCGCAGTACGCCGCAAAACTTCACCCATCGAATCGGCGATGCTTTGCATCCGTCGCGCGGCGATTTCCATCTGAACCAACTCGTTCGACGTCGACGCGCGCTCGTCACGATCCGGCGAATCAAACGTCAAGACGATGGAGCCGTCGTCACGCACACCGCCGCTCCAATCCGGTTCAACGATCAACGTCGTTTGATCGCTGACAATCACACTGCCCGGATCGATGACCGCACCGCTGGCTAAGGACTCGCGATCAATGCGGCGAAATTGTTTCCACTGCCCGCGGTGAAAGACGCGAGCTTGCGCGGACACGGTTTTGTTTGTCGATACGGCGGACGGATCTGAAAGCTGTCGTTGAATGTCTCCGTCGGCGGATTGGCTCTCACAACGCAGGCTGACCCATTGCACCGTGTGATCATTTCGTTCATAGCCATACTGGGCACGATGCTGTTGGTGAAAACGATCGGTTAGTCCGGCGATTGCCTCGTCATCGAAGTCACTCAGTTCCAAAGAGATCGTCGCATCCGTCCCGACGTAGCGACAATCAGCTTCGAACCGATGGGTCACTTTGGAATCGGAGACACCGAGCGATTCAAGGTTCGACCGTATCAATTGGTCGGCGAGATTTTGTGCTGCTTTTGCGCCGACGTCATCCACTTTTTGATAGATACCGATCGTTTCGATCAGGCCTGACTTAGCGACGCCGATCCCAACCGCACTCAGCACGCTCGCATGCGGGTGATCAACGATTGTTTTGATGCCCAGTGATTCGGCTACCCGGCAAAGATGCTGAGCGGCAGCACCTCCGAAACCGACTAACGCGTGATCTTCCAGCGGAACGCCACGGGCTGTCGTGATCGCGCGGACCGCTTCGGCCATGTGCGTCACCGCGATCTCCAGGAAACCCTCGGCCAACGACTCGATCGATTCGGGCGCGTCGGGAAGCTTGCCGGCCACGTGTTCCAAACGTTCGCGGGCGGCATCGGTTGACAGTGGGATGGGGAAACGATCGATGGCGATTCGACCAAGTAATACATTTAGATCGGTGACCGTCAGTGGGCCGCCACTGCCATAACACGCCGGGCCAGGCGAAGCACCGGCGCTTCCGGGCCCGACTTCCAAGCGGCCGCCGACATAGTCACAAATCGATCCGCCACCGGCAGCGACCGTGTGTATGTCCATCATTGGTGTCATCACTCGAACGCCGGCGACCTTCGAAAGGTAGCGGCGCCCGACCTGTCCGTCGAAGCGACTGACGTCGGTGCTGGTTCCACCCATGTCCAACCCGATCGCCAGATTCAGGTCGTTGTTTTCGGCGACAAACTGCAAACCCACCACGCCGCCGGCGGGCCCCGAAAGAACGCTGTCGCGACCACGAAATTGTGAGGCGGCGACCAGATTGCCTCCGCTGGTCATCATCTGTAGCTGACACGAAGTTTTGCCGAACTGTTGCTCCACCCGACGAACATAGTCTGAAAGGATCGGATTCAGGTACGCATCCAGGGTAGTCGTTTCGGCCCGTGAAATCAGTTTGATCAACGGCGCCACTTCGCTCGATCGGCTGACATGCCGAAAGCCGATCGAACGGGCGATTGCTTCGATTCGCTGTTCATGCTCGGGGTTCAAGTACGAATGCATCAAACAAATCGCGATCGCTTCGACACCTCGTCGCCACATCGCTTGCAGTGCGTCGTGAATCTCGGATTCGTTCAGCGCGATCAGTTCGCTACCTTCCGCATCCAATCTGCCGCGAACTTCGATCACGTTCTCGGCCAGTGGGATCGATTTCGTAAACGACAGGTCGAACAGCTCTTCGCGATCTTGTTCGCCGATCAGAAGCACATCGCCGAAGCCTTCGTTGGTCACCAAGGCCGTCGTCGCTCCGGTTCGCGTGAGCAACGCGTTGGTTCCACGAGTCGTGCCAACGCGGGCGACCATCGCCGGCAGCGAAGTACGAAGGGGGACCCCCAACAGTAACCGAGTCGCGAGCACGGGGGCTTCCAATCCACAGTCGATTTCAAACGTACGCCGGAGGTCGCCGGCGGCAAACTCGATTGCCCCGTCAGGATGAACCGTCACTTGTCCGGACCGAGCGTCGTAATCGGTAATCGTTCCGATCGGTGAATGAACCCCCGAAATCAACTCGCTGATCACGGCACCGACAAAGAACTGGTTCGGCAACCGTTGGTTCGGAAGCCCACACAATAACTCGTCGGGTAGGTTGAGTCGCAGCGAGGTCGGCTGTTCGGCGACACCGTCACAGCGAATCAATCCCGTTGAAAGCACTTTTATGCTGCGAAGCGTTTGTGAGCCGTCGGCGGTCGTCTGCACCACGATGCAGTCGGTGAATGTACCGCCGACATCGGCGCAAACAAATAACGATGCGGGGTCGGTCATGATCGAATTAACTGCGGCCGCCAAAGAGCGCCATACAGTCACTGGCGTGTTGTTGATCGACGAGGGCGACGACGATGTCGCCAGGCTTGAGTTGGTCCGAAGCCATCGGGACACGGATGAAGCTATCGCGCTGGATCGCGGTGATCAAACAGCGTCCGGCGAAGGGTAAATCGGCCAGCGTGGCTTCGGTCACCGGCGCACCATCGACGACTTCAAGTTCGTACACGCCGATGTTTCCGTTGGGCAATCGGCGATGACTGATGATTGGGCCTTCGTTGAGAAAACCCAAGATTTGACGCGCGGCGGTGTCGCGTTCGCTGACGACATGATCGATGCCCAACTTTCCGACAACGTTCGCATAGTCGGGGCGACCGACGACGGCCATCACGCGCCGCGCGCCCAATTCGCGAGCCTCGACGCAGGCCATGATGTTGCTTTCATCGCTGCCGGTGCAAGCAACAAAGTAATCCGCCGCCCCGCCGCCTTCGTCCTCCAACACACTACGGTTATTCGCACTTGCGTTAACGATCGTCAGGTCCGGAAGCAGCTTCGCCAGTTGCTCGCAGCGTCGGGGGTCATACTCCAGAATCGTCGTCCGGTAGTCCGAAGCGGGGAGCGCGCGAGCCAAGTGAAATCCGATTTCACCGCCACCGGCGATCAGTACCGTGTTTCGTTTGCGACGCTTGGAAACGGTCGTGAATTTCGCACGGCTTTTGTTAAGGTCCGATGGCACGCCGATCATCGAGATCCGATCGCCGCCGTGAATCTCATCCTCGGCACTGGCGATCCACATTTCACCGTCACGTTGAATCGATCCAATACGCACGCTTCCGGGCAGTCGCAATTCTCGGAGCCGAACGCCGACCGCACTGGCTTTCGATTCGACCTCGACCTCGTAAACTTCCAAATGTCCCCGGGCAAAGTGTTCCAGTGGGATCGCATCCGGGTTGCGGATCGCCCGAACCAGCTCGAACGCACTCAGTTGTTCGAGCGACAAGAGCGAGTCGATTCCGAAGTGGGTTTGGTAATCAAACGTGCTTGCTTCGCGAAAGACGGGGGCGTACACACGAGCGATACTGCGCCGAGCGCCGAGCGCTTTGGCCATGCTCGCGCTGACCACGTTGGCTTCGTCGTCACCGGTGACCGCCAAGCAAATGTCGGCGCTGAAAACGTCCGCTTGGAACAAGACCGAACTGTGGGCGGCGTTCCCGTGAATCGCCCGCACATCAAGTTCGCTGTCGATCTGTCGAACCCGTTCGGCATCGGTGTCGATCACCGTCACGTCATGACGGCGCCGGCAAAGGACGTCCGCAATCCAATGGCCGACCGTTCCAGCACCCAGCGTCAGAACTCGCACTACAGCATCCAACCGAGCATGAGGAGGACAAGAAAGATGATCAGCATGAACCCGGTCACCCAACGCGCGGTGTAGAACGCATGCTTGAGAATCGTTTGGGTGTCTTCGTGCCGTGTCGCCCCGAAGACCAACGAAATCGACACGATCAACGGAACATAATACAGCAGGTAAGTCGGTCCGATGGAAATCATGCCGAAGCCTCCGCGGTTTTGGAGTTCGAAACAGTTTGTGAAGACCCGGCGTTTGTCGATGACTCTACAGCGTCACTGCCGGCAGTGTCATTGCCGGCAGCGTCATTGCCGGTGTCTTGATCGTCTTCGTCGTCCTGCTTGCCCTTCTTTTTGCGACCGCTGATCGGGACCGAAAGTGGCCCCGAATAAGCATCGTAGATCACCAAGATGTTTAGCAAGCCGGCGATCATTGTGTACCAAGTGCCCATCTCATAGCCGGCACCGTATTGGGCGTACCAAGCAGAAATTTCGTCGGGTTGGTCTTCGATCACCGGCCGGTGAGGTGGCGCCATGAATCCACCCCATAGCGGATCGTAACCTCGTTTGGTTCTGCCACCATCGGTTGCCTTTCGCATGTGGTTGCCCTGCACGAGCGCTGGCAATGCGGCGGCCCCGACGCCGGCTTGCAAAAAATAGTGCCAGCGTTTGTCGCCCGGCTGCCAAGACGCATACACGACGTGCCCGCCGCCGAGGGCGAATCCGACGATCCAAGTCGTCAATATGCAAACCAAATACAAGCTGCCCTTGGTATGGCGACCTTGGTAGTAGTGCCCCGCGCCGGGCAGCAACCAGGCAAGGAAGGCGGCAAGATATCGGTTCTTCAAGTCGATTTTTTGGTTGTCGACCTGAATCACGTTCTGGCTAGCGGGCATCAGGAGAAAACCCCGTGGTCATTTGAACTTAGAGGTGGGCGTCGTAGAAGTTCGCATTTTGCTTGAAACCGTCCCCAAGCGATAGCCGAGTCTGGCAGGCAGCGACTTCCGCACCGTCATCGGCACGAACAACCGCTCCGAAACATTCGGCGGAAACGCTTCGCCAATCATGATCACCCGTCTGGTGATCGAATTCGCTTTTCGGAATCGAGCACAAGATGAAATGATTCCAGTGACAACGAAGCCGCTGGTGTTGACCCGGACACCCTCCCGATGCTACTGGAAAGGTCCTCGACCGAAGTCAAATGATTTTCAAAGCGAACGGTCCGTGGTTGCCGCGTCCGGTTCCCAACTCGTCACGCATGATAGATCGATCGACTTCCGCGTCGCTTTACCACACACCTCACCCTCGCTCGATAAATTATTTGCACACATGGACGGTACGCAAACTACACAACCCTACGGTCGGACTTTCGCTTGCACTGGCCCGATCTTGGCAACGATGGTGATCAGCCTGTTTTCCGTCGGATGTGGTGGTTCGAGCGAAGCACCGGTCGCCCAAGCGACCGGCGAGCAGCCCGCCGTGGCGGCACCGAACAAGCTTCCCGAGCCGACCGAAGTCGTCAGCCAATTTCTTGACCGAATGCGACGCGGCGGTGACGGCAACGCGGCCAGCGATTTACTTACCCAACTCGCCCAGCAGGAAATGGTTCGTATCGGTCGTCCCCTGCAATTGCCGGGTTCCCCCGACACGACATTCGAAGTTCGCAACTCGTTTCGCGTTCCCGAGACAGAGGATCGCGTCTGGGTCCAAACCTACCTTCGCGAACCCGATGCCGACAGCGGCCAGAGCGTCCAATACGAAGTCGTCTGGACCCTACGGCAAGAAACCGAAGGTTGGCGCATCAGTGGATTCCATGTCGATCAGGGCGAAGGATTGGACCCGTTGGAGTTCAATTTCGAAAACGGGGACGAATTCAACGCTCGTTTGTCCGCAATCGAGCAAACCCCGGAAACGACCACACGTTAAATCCATTTGGCGAATTTCCGATCGCGATTATCCTGGGGTTCACCGGCGACAACACGCAGACTTTTCTTCTCGTCAGCCGGTAACCCAGAGAGTTCGGAGCGGTGATTGTTGCCCGATCACGCTCTTATTTGTGAGAAAATAGGCAATCTTTTCTTCGCTTCTCACTCACCAAGAATTCGCCCGATCCGCGACAATGTGTCTCGATGCCCCCATTTCGAGGTGGTGTAGATCTCGTTCGTAGCTTGCCGTTAAGCGAACGATAAACGGGACTTACGTACTTTTCGGGCGATTTTCGCTAGCAAACCGCGCAACCACCAAAACGCCGCAGACCACCCTGGATGGTCCACTTTTCTATGCGCTTTCGCGCGGTGGTGTGATTGACACGCGTGTGCCCAAAGTTACTTTATCGACGAAATCACGTGGGCCGCAAAAGTTCCGCAAAACACCTATTTTGCGTGTTCGGAAGTTTCGGCGATGGTCGCCGATGCTGGATCCTACGGGGGAGCCCAAAAAGGGGCTTCTGGATTTGAAACGTGTGCGCAGAGGGATCGCACCAAAAACTCCGAAACACTTGGGAGAATATGATGAATCGGAATGTGGTCAGCGGGATTGCCGCGTTCGCACTATTGGTTGGTGCGGCTCTCGCCATGAATGAATCGTCAGCATACGCTGGCAACTGCGGTGGTGGACTGTTCTCGAAGCTGCACGCCAAAAAGGCATGTGGCGGCGGATTGCTCGCAAAGCTGAAGGCACGTCATGCTTCAGATTGCTGCGCTCCAGAGCCAGTTTGCTGTGAACCAGCACCTGCACCGGTTTGCTGCGAACCAGCACCGGCTCCAGTTTGCTGCGAACCCGCTCCAGCTCCTTGCTGCGAGCCAGCTCCTGCTTGCTGTGGCAGCAGCCGCCCGAAGTTGTTCGGTCGTCTGATCGCAAAGCTGAAAGCACGCCGTAGCTGCTGCGCTCCAGAGCCTACCTGCTGCGAGCCAGCCCCCGTTTGCTGCGAGCCAGCACCTGCTCCTTGCTGCGAGCCAGCTCCCGCACCTTGCTGCGAAGCTGCCCCAGCTCCTTGCTGTGACGCTGCTCCCGCTCCTTGCGGAGGATGCGGTGGCGCCGTTGCTGCTCCAGCACCTTGCGCCGGTTGCTCCGGCGAAGTTGTCGTTGAAGCAGCTCCCGTCGAAGCAGCAGAAGCTGCTCCTGCGGCTGAAGAAGCATCGGCTAGCGATGCTCCTCCGGCACCCGCAGCTGACGCTGACACCAATATCTAATTCGACTCGCGAATTTTTTTCGCACTCGAAATATCACATCAAGCCCGGTGTTGCCCCTCGCAGCATCGGGCTTGTTTGCTGCGCCGACGCCCTTCAAATGAAATGTGGCCAACTCCACTCGGCGAACATCGTCGTCCGTTGCGCCACAAAAGAAGCGATGACGTACGCAGCTTTCACGGATTGAATGGTGATGGTGGCTATCTCAACAGCCCGTTTGGCGGTTACCGCTACGGTGCGATGGCACCATCATGGATTTCGACCAACCACGGCGTGATCGTTTCGGTGGTTTGTCTGGATGACCGCAACGCGGCAACCGTGCAACGGTCTGAACGCCCCTAGCACATTTGCTTGCGATTCCTCTCGCATTGAAGTTGTCGATCCCACTAAACTTTCGCGTATCGCCCAATTCGCCAAGTCCAAACTACGAGAGACACATCTGTGGCCCCGGAAGTTCGCCGAGGATTCGTCGTTGTTGCTGCTTTAGTGGCAATCGTTGCCGTCATCTGGGCGGCTCGCCTAGACAGTGTCCCCCCGGCGGAGTTTTCACTTCAAAACGGGACTGATCCGAAAACGCTTGATCCGCATCGGGCGACCGGTCAACCGGAAAGCCGGATCGTGTTTGAGCTCTTCGAAGGCTTGCTACGCATGCTTCCCGAAGGCGAGCGGGATCCCGAGAACGGCCTTCAGCCGCTCGCCCCCAAACCGGCGATGGCAGAATCCTGGGATGTCAGCGAGGACGGGAAGACTTACACCTTTCATTTGCGAGACGGCATTCGATGGTCCGATGGGACGCCGATCACAGCTCATGATTTTGCTTGGTCATGGCACCGGATGCTTCACCCGGCAACGGCGTGTGAGTACGGTTACCTGATCAGTGAAGTGCGACTTGCCAGCGAGTACCACAACGCCATCGTCAACGTTGGTGACCGTGTCGAGGTCGAACTGTGGGACCGTCCGGGAGAGACACCGCAAGGTGACGCGGCGATCAAACACTTCCCACGCGGGTCGATGAAGTACGGCGTCTTACGCGAGATCATTAAACCACCGCGCCCCGAGCTGCCCGACGACGCTTCGGAGGATGACCAGGAAAACGCCGAGCTCGACTGGCAAGAAAGTTGGGTGTACGTGGTCGATGTCGTGCCGATGGGAAGCGACGATCGCCCCGACTGGGATCACGAGCCGACACGCGAGCGATTCGCCGCCTCGCCGGAAACCGTTCGTGGCGACCGAACGATCACCCGCGCCCACGGCGTCATGGTTGACTTTCGACACGAAGGCGGCGCCCAAGCGATCGACGATCGAACCTTCGTCGTTCACTTGAACAACTCGGTGCCCTACTTCTTAAACCTCGTCGCGTACTATCCGCTATTCCCTGTCAACCAAGCCTGCGTCGAAACCTATGGCGCACAGCTTTGGACCAAGGCCGAAAACATTGTCACCAACGGCCCCTACCGACTGAAGTTTCGCCGCCTTCGAGATCGCGTGCGTGTGGAAAAAAATCCCGATTACTGGGATGCCGATCGGGTCGGGATGAACACGATCGACTTCATCTCATTGGAAAGTCAAAACACGGCGCTGAACATGTACGTCACCGGGCAGCTACAGTGGATCAATGATCTGCCCACCTCGGTTCTTGAAGAACTACGTAAACGCGATGACTTTCACAGTGCGCCGAAGCTGTCGATTTACTTTTACAAACTGAACCATGACATTCCGCCGCTCGATGACATTCGCGTCCGCCAAGCGATCAGCATGGCGATCGACCGGCGACAAATCGTCGAGGAAGTCACCAAGGCCGGCCAGCAGCCCGCATTCAGTGTCGTTCCCCCAGGCCTCGCCGGCTACAAGGGCGTGAAGGGACTGCAGGAAGACGTCGAGAAAGCGAAGACGCTGCTCGCCGAAGCCGGCTTCCCCGGTGGACGCGGTTTTCCAAAATTAACGTTGCTCTACAACACCAGCGAAACTCACCGACCGATCGCCGAGGTGATCCAGCAACAACTGCAAAACAATCTCAACATCAAGATCGAACTGCAAAACATGGAGTGGGGTAGCTTCACCGAAACGGTACAGTTGGAAAACTACCAAATGGCACGTTACGGGTGGGTCGGTGATTATCCCGATCCCAATACGTTCCTGGACATGTGGGTCACCGGTAATCCGCAAAGCAACACGAACTGGAGCAATCCGGAATACGATCGATTGATCGTCGAATCGGGAACCGAACAAGATCCCGCCAAGCGATTGGAGTTACTCCGGAAAGCCGAAGAGATCTTGGCGACGGAATTGCCGGTGATTCCGATCTATTTCTATACGTCGGCGGAGATGTGCAAGCCGAACGTCATCGGGTTCGCCCCGACGGCCCAAGACCTTCATCCACTCTCGACGCTTCGTTATGCCGACGAAGGCGAGACGACAGGCCATTAGCTCCGAGGGAACGAGTTCAAGAACGATGAGAGATTTGCTCGGATATCTATTGAAGCGTCTGTCATGGATGCTATTGACGCTGTGGGCGGTCTACACCGTGTCGTTCGTGTTGATGCGAAGCGTTCCCGGAAATCCCTTTAGCGGTGAACGCAGCGTACCGCCGTCGATCGAACGACAATTGAAAGCCCGCTACAACCTGGACGCCCCTCCGCTCCAGCAATACTGGGATTACCTTGTCGGCGTGGTCACCCGATTTGACCTCGGCTGGAGCACACGTCTGGAAGATTACAGCGTCAACCAAGTCATCGCCGAAGGCTTTCCAGTCTCGGCGACATTGGCAATCTTTGCGTTGGTGTTCGCGATCATCTTTGGGGTCACCGCCGGGGTGATCTCGGCGGTCTATCGACGCTCGGCGGCCGATGTGATGTTGATGGCGGCGGCGGTGTTTGGGATCGCCGTTCCAAACTTTGTGATCGCAAGTTTGGCGATCTTGCTGTTTGTGTTCATGATTCAAATCTTTCCCGCCGGCGGTTGGGGGACACTCAGTCAAGTTGCCCTGCCGGCGTTTTGTTTGGGGCTACCGGTTGCGGCTTACATCGCCAGACTGACGCGGACGGGGATGCTTGAGATGCTGACTCGCGATCACGTGCGCACCGCATTTGCCAAAGGCCTGCCCAAACGAACGGTGATCTTGCGGCACGTCCTTCCCGGTGCCCTGTTACCGGTGGTTTCTTATTTGGGGCCGGCGGTCGCGCGAGTCCTGACGGGATCGCTGGTACTGGAAAAAATCTTTGCCCTGCCAGGCATGGGAAGTCACTTCATTAACGCGGCGACGCAACGCGACTACACGCTGGCGATGGGCATGGTGCTGACTTACACGGTGTTGCTTTTCATGATGAACACACTGGTTGACCTTGCGTACGCGATCATCGATCCGAGGGTGAAACTGCAATGAGTCAATCGACCACTTCACCAGATGATTCAGCATCCAAGGCACGTCCACGTTCGGCGAATCAAGAAACGCTCGAACGCGTGCTGCAGGAATCGCGCGAGATCCGCGGGGTCTCGCTATGGCAGGACGCTTGGAACCGTTTAAGACGCAATCGCACGGCGATGATCTCGCTATGGTGTCTGCTGGCTTTGGCGCTCGCCGCGTTTTTGACCCCGCTGCTGCCACTGCAGAGTCCGATCGACAAGGACCTCAACAACCGGCGTTTTTTGTCGCCCAACCTACAGACGGTGGTCCTCGGTGGCCGTCCGGGTTTGAAATTTAAAGACGGTAAATTGACTAGTGAACTCGCCGCTTTCGAGCAATCGATCGAGGAAGCACGACGCGAACTCGCCGAGGAAACCGATCCCAAACGCGGTCAACAATTGGTCGAAGAAATCGAAGCTCGGATCGAAGTCGAACACCCCTTCAATCAAATGTGGAACAACTTGGGTGGCATCGCTTGGTGGATGTGCGAGGCACGGGTCGCGATTTTCGGTGACTTTGCGGTCCCCAGTTTATTCGGCACCGACAAATTGGGACGCGATTTATTGGCCCGAGTATTTTGGGGGGCGCGTGTGTCATTGATCGTTGGGATCGTCGCGACACTGGTCAGCTTGATTATCGGGGTCAGCTATGGGGCGATCGCGGGATACTTTGGCGGCCGGGTCGACACCGTCATGATGCGGTTCGTCGACATGTTGTATTCGATCCCCTTTATCTTCGTCGTGATCTTCCTGGTCACGTTTTTGGGAGAGGAATCGGTCAAACAAGAATTGGCCAGCTACGGCATCGATCAGATCATGATTTTCTACATCGTGATCGGTGCGATTTACTGGCTGACGATGTCACGCGTCGTCCGCGGGCAAGTGTTGTCGCTCCGGCATGAACAATTTGTCGAAGCGGCGAAGACAGTGGGCGCCTCCTCGTGGCGGATCGTCTTTCGGCATCTGGTTCCCAATGTCTTAGGCGTAGTGATCGTTTATCTGACACTGACCATCCCTAGCGTGATGCTGTTCGAAGCCTTCTTGTCGTTCCTCGGACTTGGGGTTTCGCCACCGGATGTCTCCTGGGGACTTTTGCTCAATGACGGTGTCGAAGCACTCTCGATCGTCAAAGTGTTTTGGTGGGTGGTGGTCTTTCCCG is a window of Roseiconus lacunae DNA encoding:
- a CDS encoding peptide ABC transporter substrate-binding protein; amino-acid sequence: MAPEVRRGFVVVAALVAIVAVIWAARLDSVPPAEFSLQNGTDPKTLDPHRATGQPESRIVFELFEGLLRMLPEGERDPENGLQPLAPKPAMAESWDVSEDGKTYTFHLRDGIRWSDGTPITAHDFAWSWHRMLHPATACEYGYLISEVRLASEYHNAIVNVGDRVEVELWDRPGETPQGDAAIKHFPRGSMKYGVLREIIKPPRPELPDDASEDDQENAELDWQESWVYVVDVVPMGSDDRPDWDHEPTRERFAASPETVRGDRTITRAHGVMVDFRHEGGAQAIDDRTFVVHLNNSVPYFLNLVAYYPLFPVNQACVETYGAQLWTKAENIVTNGPYRLKFRRLRDRVRVEKNPDYWDADRVGMNTIDFISLESQNTALNMYVTGQLQWINDLPTSVLEELRKRDDFHSAPKLSIYFYKLNHDIPPLDDIRVRQAISMAIDRRQIVEEVTKAGQQPAFSVVPPGLAGYKGVKGLQEDVEKAKTLLAEAGFPGGRGFPKLTLLYNTSETHRPIAEVIQQQLQNNLNIKIELQNMEWGSFTETVQLENYQMARYGWVGDYPDPNTFLDMWVTGNPQSNTNWSNPEYDRLIVESGTEQDPAKRLELLRKAEEILATELPVIPIYFYTSAEMCKPNVIGFAPTAQDLHPLSTLRYADEGETTGH
- a CDS encoding hydantoinase B/oxoprolinase family protein — protein: MTDPASLFVCADVGGTFTDCIVVQTTADGSQTLRSIKVLSTGLIRCDGVAEQPTSLRLNLPDELLCGLPNQRLPNQFFVGAVISELISGVHSPIGTITDYDARSGQVTVHPDGAIEFAAGDLRRTFEIDCGLEAPVLATRLLLGVPLRTSLPAMVARVGTTRGTNALLTRTGATTALVTNEGFGDVLLIGEQDREELFDLSFTKSIPLAENVIEVRGRLDAEGSELIALNESEIHDALQAMWRRGVEAIAICLMHSYLNPEHEQRIEAIARSIGFRHVSRSSEVAPLIKLISRAETTTLDAYLNPILSDYVRRVEQQFGKTSCQLQMMTSGGNLVAASQFRGRDSVLSGPAGGVVGLQFVAENNDLNLAIGLDMGGTSTDVSRFDGQVGRRYLSKVAGVRVMTPMMDIHTVAAGGGSICDYVGGRLEVGPGSAGASPGPACYGSGGPLTVTDLNVLLGRIAIDRFPIPLSTDAARERLEHVAGKLPDAPESIESLAEGFLEIAVTHMAEAVRAITTARGVPLEDHALVGFGGAAAQHLCRVAESLGIKTIVDHPHASVLSAVGIGVAKSGLIETIGIYQKVDDVGAKAAQNLADQLIRSNLESLGVSDSKVTHRFEADCRYVGTDATISLELSDFDDEAIAGLTDRFHQQHRAQYGYERNDHTVQWVSLRCESQSADGDIQRQLSDPSAVSTNKTVSAQARVFHRGQWKQFRRIDRESLASGAVIDPGSVIVSDQTTLIVEPDWSGGVRDDGSIVLTFDSPDRDERASTSNELVQMEIAARRMQSIADSMGEVLRRTAISVNVKERLDFSCAIFRGDGTLIANAPHVPVHLGAMGHTVKHLAETFPEMAEGDCYVSNDPYAGGSHLPDVTLVSPVFCGPSSNGARPDFFVASRAHHAEIGGMTPGSMPPGATTLAQEGVLIHAFALVRDGVSYETELAELLSSGDYPSRNVAENIADLRAQIAAGQEGGRLLRQMNSEFGSESLGRLIDRLLDVAEESVIRWIEKLPTDALRFEDELDDGTKIAVELQRRGSRLRIDFAGTADVHRGAFNATRSIVNSAVLYVMRCFCESNLPLCDGALRPIDLIIPPGLLDPPRHPDPKQCPAVVAGNVETSMRVVDVMLGAIGSTHSQTPVFRGVAASQGTMNNVLFGDDRFGYYETIGGGAGATVFGRGADGVHTHMTNTRITDAEVLESRHPIRLREFSIRRGSGGEGKQRGGDGLVREFEFLKPLTVSLITNRRNSQPYGVFGGGRGASGRNILVKGDQETELPPTTTFQVLAGERLRLETPGGGGWGAKD
- the trkA gene encoding Trk system potassium transporter TrkA; this encodes MRVLTLGAGTVGHWIADVLCRRRHDVTVIDTDAERVRQIDSELDVRAIHGNAAHSSVLFQADVFSADICLAVTGDDEANVVSASMAKALGARRSIARVYAPVFREASTFDYQTHFGIDSLLSLEQLSAFELVRAIRNPDAIPLEHFARGHLEVYEVEVESKASAVGVRLRELRLPGSVRIGSIQRDGEMWIASAEDEIHGGDRISMIGVPSDLNKSRAKFTTVSKRRKRNTVLIAGGGEIGFHLARALPASDYRTTILEYDPRRCEQLAKLLPDLTIVNASANNRSVLEDEGGGAADYFVACTGSDESNIMACVEARELGARRVMAVVGRPDYANVVGKLGIDHVVSERDTAARQILGFLNEGPIISHRRLPNGNIGVYELEVVDGAPVTEATLADLPFAGRCLITAIQRDSFIRVPMASDQLKPGDIVVALVDQQHASDCMALFGGRS
- a CDS encoding DUF6677 family protein produces the protein MPASQNVIQVDNQKIDLKNRYLAAFLAWLLPGAGHYYQGRHTKGSLYLVCILTTWIVGFALGGGHVVYASWQPGDKRWHYFLQAGVGAAALPALVQGNHMRKATDGGRTKRGYDPLWGGFMAPPHRPVIEDQPDEISAWYAQYGAGYEMGTWYTMIAGLLNILVIYDAYSGPLSVPISGRKKKGKQDDEDDQDTGNDAAGNDTAGSDAVESSTNAGSSQTVSNSKTAEASA
- a CDS encoding ABC transporter permease, yielding MSQSTTSPDDSASKARPRSANQETLERVLQESREIRGVSLWQDAWNRLRRNRTAMISLWCLLALALAAFLTPLLPLQSPIDKDLNNRRFLSPNLQTVVLGGRPGLKFKDGKLTSELAAFEQSIEEARRELAEETDPKRGQQLVEEIEARIEVEHPFNQMWNNLGGIAWWMCEARVAIFGDFAVPSLFGTDKLGRDLLARVFWGARVSLIVGIVATLVSLIIGVSYGAIAGYFGGRVDTVMMRFVDMLYSIPFIFVVIFLVTFLGEESVKQELASYGIDQIMIFYIVIGAIYWLTMSRVVRGQVLSLRHEQFVEAAKTVGASSWRIVFRHLVPNVLGVVIVYLTLTIPSVMLFEAFLSFLGLGVSPPDVSWGLLLNDGVEALSIVKVFWWVVVFPGGALAATLFALNFLGDGLRDALDPRMKNRD
- a CDS encoding ABC transporter permease; translation: MRDLLGYLLKRLSWMLLTLWAVYTVSFVLMRSVPGNPFSGERSVPPSIERQLKARYNLDAPPLQQYWDYLVGVVTRFDLGWSTRLEDYSVNQVIAEGFPVSATLAIFALVFAIIFGVTAGVISAVYRRSAADVMLMAAAVFGIAVPNFVIASLAILLFVFMIQIFPAGGWGTLSQVALPAFCLGLPVAAYIARLTRTGMLEMLTRDHVRTAFAKGLPKRTVILRHVLPGALLPVVSYLGPAVARVLTGSLVLEKIFALPGMGSHFINAATQRDYTLAMGMVLTYTVLLFMMNTLVDLAYAIIDPRVKLQ